A genomic segment from Paralichthys olivaceus isolate ysfri-2021 chromosome 22, ASM2471397v2, whole genome shotgun sequence encodes:
- the LOC109641725 gene encoding heterogeneous nuclear ribonucleoproteins C1/C2 isoform X2 has product MSDCRRSFLPAGSPHTHCSSSSTSSSMASSNVTNKTDPRSLNSRVFIGNLNTLLVTKEDVEAIFSKYGKIVGCSVHKGYAFVQYSNERNARTAVVSEDGRMIVGQVLDINLAGEPKPHRSKTVKRSAGDMYSSSFDLDYDFQRDYYDRMYSYQSRVPPPPPPLSRAIIPSKRPRVSLSGGGSRRTKTSFSSSSKSSQRTSRTMRADDLQTIKRELTQIKLKVDYLLESLEHMEKDHSKKSEMKSCKPEPGELSPLHSSTSSKKDDRMKRDRELNDSEDEGDLLEDEDEVLLFVNNRNLFV; this is encoded by the exons ATGTCTGACTGTAGACGCTCCTTCCTCCCTGCAGgaagtccacacacaca TTGCTCGtcgtcctccacctccagctcgATGGCCAGCAGCAACGTGACCAACAAGACCGACCCCCGCTCCCTCAACTCCCGCGTCTTCATCGGCAACCTCAACACCCTGCTGGTCACCAAGGAAGATGTGGAGGCCATCTTCTCCAAGTACGGCAAGATCGTCGGCTGCTCCGTGCACAAGGGCTACGCCTTCGTCCAGTACTCCAACGAGAGGAACGCCCGCACCGCCGTGGTCAGCGAGGACGGCCGCATGATTGTGGGACAGGTCCTGG ACATCAACCTGGCCGGCGAGCCGAAGCCGCACAGATCGAAGACGGTGAAGCGTTCCGCTGGAGACATgtacag CTCATCTTTTGATCTGGACTACGACTTTCAGAGAGATTACTATGACCG GATGTACTCCTACCAGTCCCGGGTGCCTCCTCCCCCACCGCCCCTGTCCCGCGCCATCATCCCCTCGAAGCGTCCCAGGGTCAGTCTGAGCGGAGGAGGAAGCCGACGAACCAAAACCAGCTTCTCGTCCTCGTCCAAAAGCAGCCAGAGGACGTCACGTACAA TGAGGGCAGATGATCTGCAGACGATCAAGAGGGAGCTGACACAGATCAAACTCAAGGTGGACTACCTGCTGGAGAGCTTAGAGCACATGGAGAAGGACCACAGCAAGAAGTCTG AGATGAAGAGCTGCAAACCAGAGCCGGGCGAACTGTCCCCGCTCCACTCGTCCACCTCCAGCAAGAAGGACGACAGGATGAAACGGGACAGAGAGCTGAACGACTCCGAGGACGAGGGAGACCTGCTGGAGGACgaagatgag
- the LOC109641725 gene encoding heterogeneous nuclear ribonucleoproteins C1/C2 isoform X4, translating into MDCSSSSTSSSMASSNVTNKTDPRSLNSRVFIGNLNTLLVTKEDVEAIFSKYGKIVGCSVHKGYAFVQYSNERNARTAVVSEDGRMIVGQVLDINLAGEPKPHRSKTVKRSAGDMYSSSFDLDYDFQRDYYDRMYSYQSRVPPPPPPLSRAIIPSKRPRVSLSGGGSRRTKTSFSSSSKSSQRTSRTMRADDLQTIKRELTQIKLKVDYLLESLEHMEKDHSKKSEMKSCKPEPGELSPLHSSTSSKKDDRMKRDRELNDSEDEGDLLEDEDEVLLFVNNRNLFV; encoded by the exons ATGGA TTGCTCGtcgtcctccacctccagctcgATGGCCAGCAGCAACGTGACCAACAAGACCGACCCCCGCTCCCTCAACTCCCGCGTCTTCATCGGCAACCTCAACACCCTGCTGGTCACCAAGGAAGATGTGGAGGCCATCTTCTCCAAGTACGGCAAGATCGTCGGCTGCTCCGTGCACAAGGGCTACGCCTTCGTCCAGTACTCCAACGAGAGGAACGCCCGCACCGCCGTGGTCAGCGAGGACGGCCGCATGATTGTGGGACAGGTCCTGG ACATCAACCTGGCCGGCGAGCCGAAGCCGCACAGATCGAAGACGGTGAAGCGTTCCGCTGGAGACATgtacag CTCATCTTTTGATCTGGACTACGACTTTCAGAGAGATTACTATGACCG GATGTACTCCTACCAGTCCCGGGTGCCTCCTCCCCCACCGCCCCTGTCCCGCGCCATCATCCCCTCGAAGCGTCCCAGGGTCAGTCTGAGCGGAGGAGGAAGCCGACGAACCAAAACCAGCTTCTCGTCCTCGTCCAAAAGCAGCCAGAGGACGTCACGTACAA TGAGGGCAGATGATCTGCAGACGATCAAGAGGGAGCTGACACAGATCAAACTCAAGGTGGACTACCTGCTGGAGAGCTTAGAGCACATGGAGAAGGACCACAGCAAGAAGTCTG AGATGAAGAGCTGCAAACCAGAGCCGGGCGAACTGTCCCCGCTCCACTCGTCCACCTCCAGCAAGAAGGACGACAGGATGAAACGGGACAGAGAGCTGAACGACTCCGAGGACGAGGGAGACCTGCTGGAGGACgaagatgag
- the LOC109641720 gene encoding FH1/FH2 domain-containing protein 1 isoform X1: MKEADQTKENPLTWDLDQPWTSILKPAARLCLNTLDFSDLWDEEDSTEDEGTSPTNEPSMCLQAPPAPPPLPPPPPPLAPPLSSASVKGSTIKSCTLKLHWREMQTLAPLPRMTRFGTQTIWAGLEPVDLDTNRLQYLFESKGGSTRFNVASARQKQQPSVSVLGMKRSNIINIALSSLPPPRLLPPAIYSMDSSVLDREDVQRLQALIPTEEELSLIKDAKNQNPHSPLAGAELCLLTLGEISHLSSRLQLWAFALDYDSLEREIAEPLFHLKLAMEQLAASQTFRCILATVLAIGNFLNGCKARGFELSYLGKLSQVRDTHSRQPLLHHVCVLLLQLYPQSSDLYSDISAVTKAGKCDYSLVQSNLSQLEALCKASWEQLKVMDKAEEKRKGGKGEKRRAGGGRGGDEISAQEGSLRRQLPKILKECEEKLKVLRAVHRRVINRFHSFLLFLGYSRAMVRDTKAEDFCKTISNFSLEYRSTRQGILLQRERERPRSGAENQSPRTPVGRSRGQQTPPQESEKGEEQCLLEEVLRTPESTWRLDATLPRNRRRMADIQGPFSRKSKW; encoded by the exons ATGAAGGAGGCAGACCAAACCAAGGAGAACCCCCTGACGTGGGATCTCGACCAGCCCTGGACTTCCATCCTCAAACCCGCTGCACGTCTTTGCCTCAACACCTTGGATTTCTCAGACCTCTGGGATGAGGAAGACAGCACAGAGGACGAGGGAACCAGTCCAACTAATGAACCATCAATGTGCCTCCAAGCCCCCCCGgcaccccctcctcttcctcctcctcctcctcctcttgcccCACCTTTGTCCTCAGCGTCCGTTAAAGGTTCGACTATCAAATCTTGCACCTTGAAGCTCCACTGGAGGGAAATGCAGACTTTGGCTCCCCTTCCAAGGATGACCCGCTTTGGGACTCAGACCATTTGGGCCGGCCTTGAACCAGTGGATCTGGATACAAACCGGCTGCAGTACCTGTTTGAGTCTAAGGGCGGTAGCACCCGCTTTAATGTGGCCTCTGCACGGCAG AAGCAGCAGCCGTCAGTGTCGGTGTTGGGGATGAAGCGAAGTAACATCATTAACATTGCACTGAGCAGCCTCCCGCCCCCCCGCCTCCTCCCCCCTGCCATCTACAGCATGGACAGCAGCGTGCTGGACAGAGAGGACGTCCAG CGGCTTCAAGCGTTAATCCCAACGGAGGAGGAGCTTTCTCTGATCAAGGACGCCAAGAACCAGAACCCCCACTCTCCTCTGGCCGGGGCCGAGCTCTGCCTTCTCACTTTAGGGGAGATCTCTCACCTGAGCTCCAGGCTTCAGCTGTGGGCCTTCGCTCTGGACTACGACTCCTTGGAGAGA GAAATTGCTGAGCCTCTCTTCCATCTGAAGCTGGCTATGGAGCAGCTAGCGGCCAGCCAGACCTTCAGGTGTATCCTGGCAACAGTGTTAGCAATCGGGAATTTTCTAAACGGATGTAAG GCTCGTGGTTTTGAGCTGAGTTACTTGGGCAAGTTGTCCCAGGTGAGGGATACACACTCCCGCCAGCCCCTGCTgcaccatgtgtgtgtgctgctgctgcagctctacccacaatcctctgaTCTCTACTCCGACATCAGCGCTGTTACCAAAGCTGGAAAG TGCGACTACTCTCTAGTCCAGTCCAACCTTTCTCAGCTGGAGGCCCTGTGCAAAGCCTCATGGGAGCAGCTGAAGGTGATGGACAaggcagaggaaaagaggaaaggaggaaaaggggagaagaggagagcaggaggaggaagaggaggagacgagatCTCCGCTCAGGAAGGTTCACTCCGTCGCCAGCTGCCGAAGATTTTGAAAGAGTGCGAGGAGAAGCTGAAGGTCCTCAGAGCTGTGCACCGTCGAGTTATCAACAG GTTCCACTCTTTCCTCTTGTTCCTGGGCTACTCCCGAGCTATGGTGAGAGACACCAAAGCCGAGGACTTCTGTAAAACTATCAGTAACTTCTCCCTGGAGTACAGGTCCACACGGCAGGGcatcctgctgcagagagagcgGGAGCGACCGAGGAGCGGAGCTGAAAACCAAAGCCCCAGAACTCCTGTAGGCCGGAGTAGAGGTCAACAAACTCCCCCACAG GAGAGTGAGAAAGGTGAGGAGCAGTGTTTGCTGGAGGAGGTGCTGCGAACACCCGAGTCCACGTGGAGGCTGGACGCCACGCTGCCTCGAAACCGCAGGAGGATGGCCGACATCCAAG GTCCTTTCTCTCGGAAGTCGAAGTGGTGA
- the LOC109641720 gene encoding FH1/FH2 domain-containing protein 1 isoform X2, with amino-acid sequence MKRSNIINIALSSLPPPRLLPPAIYSMDSSVLDREDVQRLQALIPTEEELSLIKDAKNQNPHSPLAGAELCLLTLGEISHLSSRLQLWAFALDYDSLEREIAEPLFHLKLAMEQLAASQTFRCILATVLAIGNFLNGCKARGFELSYLGKLSQVRDTHSRQPLLHHVCVLLLQLYPQSSDLYSDISAVTKAGKCDYSLVQSNLSQLEALCKASWEQLKVMDKAEEKRKGGKGEKRRAGGGRGGDEISAQEGSLRRQLPKILKECEEKLKVLRAVHRRVINRFHSFLLFLGYSRAMVRDTKAEDFCKTISNFSLEYRSTRQGILLQRERERPRSGAENQSPRTPVGRSRGQQTPPQESEKGEEQCLLEEVLRTPESTWRLDATLPRNRRRMADIQGPFSRKSKW; translated from the exons ATGAAGCGAAGTAACATCATTAACATTGCACTGAGCAGCCTCCCGCCCCCCCGCCTCCTCCCCCCTGCCATCTACAGCATGGACAGCAGCGTGCTGGACAGAGAGGACGTCCAG CGGCTTCAAGCGTTAATCCCAACGGAGGAGGAGCTTTCTCTGATCAAGGACGCCAAGAACCAGAACCCCCACTCTCCTCTGGCCGGGGCCGAGCTCTGCCTTCTCACTTTAGGGGAGATCTCTCACCTGAGCTCCAGGCTTCAGCTGTGGGCCTTCGCTCTGGACTACGACTCCTTGGAGAGA GAAATTGCTGAGCCTCTCTTCCATCTGAAGCTGGCTATGGAGCAGCTAGCGGCCAGCCAGACCTTCAGGTGTATCCTGGCAACAGTGTTAGCAATCGGGAATTTTCTAAACGGATGTAAG GCTCGTGGTTTTGAGCTGAGTTACTTGGGCAAGTTGTCCCAGGTGAGGGATACACACTCCCGCCAGCCCCTGCTgcaccatgtgtgtgtgctgctgctgcagctctacccacaatcctctgaTCTCTACTCCGACATCAGCGCTGTTACCAAAGCTGGAAAG TGCGACTACTCTCTAGTCCAGTCCAACCTTTCTCAGCTGGAGGCCCTGTGCAAAGCCTCATGGGAGCAGCTGAAGGTGATGGACAaggcagaggaaaagaggaaaggaggaaaaggggagaagaggagagcaggaggaggaagaggaggagacgagatCTCCGCTCAGGAAGGTTCACTCCGTCGCCAGCTGCCGAAGATTTTGAAAGAGTGCGAGGAGAAGCTGAAGGTCCTCAGAGCTGTGCACCGTCGAGTTATCAACAG GTTCCACTCTTTCCTCTTGTTCCTGGGCTACTCCCGAGCTATGGTGAGAGACACCAAAGCCGAGGACTTCTGTAAAACTATCAGTAACTTCTCCCTGGAGTACAGGTCCACACGGCAGGGcatcctgctgcagagagagcgGGAGCGACCGAGGAGCGGAGCTGAAAACCAAAGCCCCAGAACTCCTGTAGGCCGGAGTAGAGGTCAACAAACTCCCCCACAG GAGAGTGAGAAAGGTGAGGAGCAGTGTTTGCTGGAGGAGGTGCTGCGAACACCCGAGTCCACGTGGAGGCTGGACGCCACGCTGCCTCGAAACCGCAGGAGGATGGCCGACATCCAAG GTCCTTTCTCTCGGAAGTCGAAGTGGTGA
- the LOC109641718 gene encoding uncharacterized protein isoform X1, whose translation MLRRESDSHGLFSSGETFDNDCEMGASCADAVCLCEAGPCTLYSEAHTPTPDTLLCELCGRNRVTITRYSEGYGTEEECLLSDPQGESDADADIEDTDCRLQEPGSLQRISSRRRKRPRVARQDTTESEDDGGRSHRSHRWNLRLSPDRGRSRTILEESVSQVRPLIICRPNVEMQRSRVDLPRGSKLTSLWPSSLSLPLLLLLSLPLSLSLVIVIVSFLLPWARA comes from the exons atgctGCGGAGGGAGTCAGACTCCCACGGCCTCTTTTCCTCCGGAGAGACGTTCGACAATGACTGTGAG aTGGGGGCGAGTTGTGCAGatgcagtgtgtctgtgcgaGGCCGGTCCCTGTACACTGTACTCTGAAGCACACACGCCCACGCCG GACACACTGCTGTGTGAACTCTGTGGAAGAAACAGGGTAACGATAACCAGGTACTCCGAGGGATACGGCACAgag GAAGAGTGTTTGCTATCTGACCCTCAGGGGGAGAGTGATGCCGATGCTGACATAGAGGACACAGACTGCAG ACTTCAGGAGCCGGGTTCCCTCCAGCGAATCAGCTCACGGAGGCGTAAGCGTCCACGGGTCGCGCGGCAAGACACCACGGAGAGCGAAGACGATGGTGGGAGGAGTCACAGATCCCATCGCTGGAACCTCAGGCTCAGTCCTGACAGAGGCCGCAGCAGGACCATACTGGAG GAGAGCGTGTCACAGGTGAGGCCGCTGATCATCTGCCGACCAAACGTGGAGATGCAGCGGAGCCGGGTGGATCTGCCCCGAGGCTCCAAACTGACGTCACTGTGGCcgtcatccctctctctccctctcctcctcctcctctctctgcccctctccctctccctcgtCATTGTTAtcgtctccttcctcctcccctggGCGAGGGCTTGA
- the LOC109641718 gene encoding uncharacterized protein isoform X2 — translation MLRRESDSHGLFSSGETFDNDCEDTLLCELCGRNRVTITRYSEGYGTEEECLLSDPQGESDADADIEDTDCRLQEPGSLQRISSRRRKRPRVARQDTTESEDDGGRSHRSHRWNLRLSPDRGRSRTILEESVSQVRPLIICRPNVEMQRSRVDLPRGSKLTSLWPSSLSLPLLLLLSLPLSLSLVIVIVSFLLPWARA, via the exons atgctGCGGAGGGAGTCAGACTCCCACGGCCTCTTTTCCTCCGGAGAGACGTTCGACAATGACTGTGAG GACACACTGCTGTGTGAACTCTGTGGAAGAAACAGGGTAACGATAACCAGGTACTCCGAGGGATACGGCACAgag GAAGAGTGTTTGCTATCTGACCCTCAGGGGGAGAGTGATGCCGATGCTGACATAGAGGACACAGACTGCAG ACTTCAGGAGCCGGGTTCCCTCCAGCGAATCAGCTCACGGAGGCGTAAGCGTCCACGGGTCGCGCGGCAAGACACCACGGAGAGCGAAGACGATGGTGGGAGGAGTCACAGATCCCATCGCTGGAACCTCAGGCTCAGTCCTGACAGAGGCCGCAGCAGGACCATACTGGAG GAGAGCGTGTCACAGGTGAGGCCGCTGATCATCTGCCGACCAAACGTGGAGATGCAGCGGAGCCGGGTGGATCTGCCCCGAGGCTCCAAACTGACGTCACTGTGGCcgtcatccctctctctccctctcctcctcctcctctctctgcccctctccctctccctcgtCATTGTTAtcgtctccttcctcctcccctggGCGAGGGCTTGA
- the LOC109641713 gene encoding kelch-like protein 9, translating into MAEANPHLEEESDEWKNVNGGKRRRTLRERLSRWVKLEVHEEEEDWEETEYSEEKEENEAGGTEKEEEGSEQEGEGEKKVMVNDVLGKEEEEENEGERDVEENKQVDVKEEREVTKAEEQENIGEVRDDEGDSEDKGKKEVKEEEKEEEKKEVTQAEMVGIENGREDEEMVEREGGLMEAERLEEEGEMEEAIEPDVKKEVEEDGEETEEEQIQEKDYDSRTEEERVQQNQECATKQNEENFSDSVESDEDSLRMGSEDEGYNSERLNNEKRAVEKQCTDPKEAEDRILGVWNEEEDECEKLTNEEDSFTGSGGEFQEDLEKLLLEEEEDSSDEEEAELISYKDMESNDEDVGKVYCKDDYPTDLFCTLTEFRDSSLLTDLNLSTEAGKSFQVHSPVLAAVSSLVRESLSKRNTVNDQIEDDKKWSMCLGPEVDAVGLEAVVEFAYSGFISRLDTVDQIKGAAQTLGVPRLMDLCNKEESPTTAGCKKEEKISAAEERKISLQSIKQLWVDRVGCDVTLEGIGESLQVHRVILAAGSDYFRGMFTSGMRESHQHSVTLPFLLASELKLLVGCSYSGALPLSWRCVFEITSTALQLQYQPALSLSLNFLQAEINPLSCLDVASFAEAYEMEQLLETANDFVLRQFQKVACTLKFKDLPAKQLLKYLNSHSLCVPSELVVFKAVVAWIQAKPKKRLKLAKVLMKTIHFPLMTFKEFKEVQSFNIWSDHSLAELYEAVFEDFCSNETEPLSQFRIYLPKESLVLIGGEQISEDLTTRSISRELWFGNSLRNHTGIKKAMEWRRLEEMPEPARFSHEVAVLKGQLYVFGGKKYYGNGDTLNSVYRYDPYQNGWESLADMQQKRCLFSVVELDGQLYSIGGHCDVEYIESVERYCPTANSWSFTRPLDLPLSGHVAKVLQGQILVSGGSNSDYGCLSSLFRYNPETGSTYLANMTKPRAKHCMETLGDHLYVAGGITSAEPVNIVDMLSCEVYNLQTDTWTAFASLMVPHVGAGSAVLEGKFYVLGGYSHEDYTDTNIVHRYDPTTQRWENMGKMPGPNNDVGVSLLCLPQDLRL; encoded by the exons ATGGCAGAGGCCAATCCACACCTGGAGGAGGAGTCGGATGAATGGAAGAATGTTAATggagggaaaaggaggaggacgctgagagagaggctgagtcGTTGGGTAAAGCTGGAGGtgcatgaggaggaggaggattggGAGGAAACGGAGTACAGtgaggaaaaggaagaaaatgaagCAGGCGGgacagagaaggaagaggaagggagtgagcaggagggagaaggagagaagaaggtgatggtGAATGATGTGCTgggcaaagaggaagaggaggaaaatgagggagagagggatgttGAGGAGAACAAGCAGGTGGATgtaaaggaggagagggaggtgacAAAAGCAGAGGAACAGGAGAATATAGGGGAAGTGAGAGATGATGAAGGCGACAGTGAGGATAAAGGAAAGAAGgaggtgaaagaggaggagaaagaggaggagaaaaaggaggtGACGCAAGCAGAAATGGTTGGAATTGAGAATgggagggaggatgaggagatggttgagagagaaggagggctGATGGAAGCAGAGCGAttggaggaagagggagaaatgGAGGAAGCGATAGAGCCTGATGtgaagaaggaggtggaggaagatgGCGAAGAGACGGAGGAAGAGCAGATACAAGAGAAGGATTACGACAGTAGAACAGAGGAAGAGCGTGTTCAGCAAAATCAAGAATGTGCAAccaaacaaaatgaagaaaacttCTCAGACTCAGTTGAATCTGATGAAGATTCTCTGCGGATGGGATCGGAGGATGAAGGTTATAATTCTGAAAGATTGAATAATGAAAAAAGAGCTGTTGAGAAACAATGCACGGATCCAAAGGAAGCAGAAGATAGAATCCTTGGAGTGTggaatgaagaggaggatgagtgcGAGAAGCTGACAAATGAGGAAGATTCATTCACAGGATCCGGAGGAGAGTTTcaggaggatctagaaaagcTTCttctggaggaagaagaagactcatcagatgaggaggaagcagaactTATATCATACAAAGACATGGAAAGTAACGATGAAGATGTGGGGAAGGTTTACTGCAAAGACGATTATCccacagatttattttgcaCTTTGACAGAGTTCAGGgactcttctcttctcactGACCTAAATCTGAGCACAGAGGCTGGGAAGAGTTTCCAGGTACACTCCCCTGTCCTGGCTGCTGTCAGCTCCCTTGTCCGAGAAAGCCTGAGCAAAAGAAATACAGTAAACGATCAAATAGAAGATGATAAAAAGTGGTCAATGTGTCTGGGCCCAGAAGTGGATGCTGTTGGATTAGAGGCAGTTGTGGAGTTTGCCTACTCTGGATTTATATCCCGTCTGGACACGGTGGATCAGATAAAGGGTGCAGCTCAAACACTCGGCGTCCCAAGACTGATGGATCTCTGCAACAAGGAAGAGTCACCAACGACTGCAGGAtgtaagaaagaagaaaagatctCCGCTGCGGAGGAAAGGAAGATCAGTCTTCAGTCCATCAAACAGCTGTGGGTGGACCGGGTGGGCTGTGACGTCACTTTGGAAGGTATTGGAGAATCGCTTCAGG TCCACAGAGTCATCCTGGCTGCAGGAAGTGATTACTTCCGTGGCATGTTTACCTCAGGGATGAGAGAGTCCCATCAGCATAGTGTGACTCTCCCCTTCCTGTTGGCGTCTGAGCTGAAGCTTCTGGTCGGCTGCTCCTACAGCGGCGCTCTGCCCCTCAGCTGGAGGTGTGTCTTTGAGATTACCAGCACCGCCCTCCAGCTCCAATATCAGCCAGCCCTCTCCTTgagtctcaacttcctgcaagcAGAAATCAATCCCCTCTCCTGCCTGGATGTGGCGTCTTTTGCTGAGGCATACGAGATGGAGCAGCTACTCGAGACTGCGAACGACTTTGTCCTGCGGCAATTCCAAAAGGTAGCATGCACCTTAAAGTTCAAGGATCTCCCAGCCAAACAACTCCTCAAGTACTTGAACAGTCACTCACTCTGCGTACCATCTGAGCTTGTTGTATTCAAAGCAGTTGTAGCATGGATTCAAGCTAAGCCCAAGAAAAGACTCAAACTTGCTAAGGTGTTAATGAAAACGATCCATTTTCCCCTGATGACATTCAAAGAGTTCAAAGAGGTCCAGTCTTTTAATATTTGGTCGGATCACAGCCTGGCTGAGCTCTACGAAGCAGTGTTTGAGGATTTCTGCTCCAATGAGACTGAGCCATTGAGTCAGTTCCGCATATATCTGCCAAAGGAGAGTCTGGTCTTGATTGGGGGTGAACAGATCTCTGAAGACCTGACCACCCGCAGCATCAGCAGAGAACTCTGGTTTGGAAATTCCCTGAGGAACCATACAGGGATTAAAAAGGCCATGGAGTGGAGACGGTTGGAAGAAATGCCAGAGCCAGCGAGGTTTAGTCACGAGGTGGCGGTGCTTAAAGGACAACTGTACGTGTTTGGGGGCAAAAAGTATTACGGCAACGGAGACACTCTGAATTCTGTTTACAG GTATGACCCCTATCAGAACGGCTGGGAGAGCCTGGCTGACATGCAGCAAAAGCGATGCCTCTTCTCTGTGGTTGAGCTGGACGGACAGTTGTACTCCATCGGTGGACACTGTGACGTGGAATATATAGAAAGTGTGGAACGATACTGCCCCACTGCAAACTCTTGGAG CTTCACCAGGCCCTTGGATCTACCTCTGAGCGGTCATGTGGCGAAGGTTTTACAAGGACAGATCTTGGTCTCTGGAGGGTCTAACAGCGACTACGGGTGTCTCTCCTCCCTGTTTCGGTACAACCCAGAGACAGGAAGCACCTATCTCGCAAACATGACTAAACCTCGGGCTAAACACTGCATGGAGACGCTGGGCGACCACCTCTATGTCGCAGGTGGAATCACCTCGGCTGAACCCGTGAACATTGTCGACATGCTCTCCTGTGAAGTGTACAATCTGCAGACCGACACCTGGACGGCGTTCGCATCTCTGATGGTGCCGCATGTCGGAGCAGGAAGTGCGGTTTTGGAGGGAAAGTTTTACGTGCTGGGTGGATACAGCCATGAGGATTACACCGACACAAATATAGTCCATCGTTATGACCCCACAACGCAGAGATGGGAGAACATGGGCAAGATGCCCGGGCCCAACAATGACGTAGGagtgtctctgctgtgtttgccACAAGATTTACGTTTGTAA